A single region of the bacterium genome encodes:
- a CDS encoding FtsX-like permease family protein codes for MKYVRIVVANLLRKKVRALLTVGSFAVALFLFGVLATIRTSFGGGVEVAGADRLAVINKTSLIMPLPISYRDRILAVPGVADVTYSTWFGGVYQDEKNFFPQFAVDADTWFRTYPEFVVPPEQLKAFRADRQGCVVGRGLAKRFGWRIGDRIPLRGTIWTGTWEFNLRGIYDGKRAEDDVNQFWFRYDYLEERRTFFKGLVGWYVVRVANPDEATKIVEEIDARFADSPYETSTQTERAFAAGFVKQMGNIEFLILSIGGVVFFTLLLVTGNTMAIAVRERTGELAVLKTLGYSDRAVLGLVLAESATFAGVGGGIGLALAKGFTMGGDPTHGMLGNFYLSSGTLAFGFALAIVVGLAAGLPPALSAMRLDIVEALRRV; via the coding sequence AAGTACGTCCGCATCGTCGTCGCCAACCTGCTGCGGAAGAAGGTCCGCGCGCTGCTGACGGTCGGCTCGTTCGCGGTGGCGCTCTTCCTCTTCGGCGTGCTGGCGACGATCCGGACGTCGTTCGGCGGCGGCGTGGAGGTCGCGGGGGCGGACCGCCTCGCGGTGATCAACAAGACCTCGCTGATCATGCCGCTGCCGATCTCCTACCGCGACCGGATCCTCGCCGTTCCCGGCGTGGCCGACGTGACCTACTCGACGTGGTTCGGCGGCGTCTACCAGGACGAGAAGAACTTCTTCCCCCAGTTCGCGGTGGACGCCGACACCTGGTTCCGCACCTACCCCGAGTTCGTCGTCCCGCCGGAGCAGCTCAAGGCGTTCCGCGCCGACCGCCAGGGGTGCGTCGTCGGCCGCGGCCTCGCCAAGCGGTTCGGCTGGCGGATCGGCGACCGCATCCCGCTGCGCGGCACGATATGGACCGGGACGTGGGAGTTCAACCTCCGCGGGATCTACGACGGCAAGCGGGCGGAGGACGACGTCAACCAGTTCTGGTTCCGCTACGACTACCTCGAGGAGCGGCGGACGTTCTTCAAGGGGCTGGTCGGCTGGTACGTCGTGCGGGTCGCGAACCCCGACGAGGCGACGAAGATCGTCGAGGAGATCGACGCCCGCTTCGCCGACTCCCCCTACGAGACCTCCACCCAGACGGAGCGGGCCTTCGCCGCCGGGTTCGTCAAGCAGATGGGGAACATCGAGTTCCTCATCCTCTCCATCGGCGGGGTCGTGTTCTTCACGCTGCTGCTGGTCACCGGCAACACGATGGCGATCGCGGTGCGCGAGCGGACCGGCGAGCTGGCGGTGCTGAAGACGCTCGGCTACTCCGACCGCGCGGTGCTGGGGCTCGTGCTGGCCGAGTCGGCGACCTTCGCCGGCGTCGGCGGCGGGATCGGCCTCGCCCTGGCGAAGGGGTTCACGATGGGCGGCGACCCGACGCACGGGATGCTCGGCAACTTCTACCTGTCGTCGGGAACGCTGGCCTTCGGCTTCGCCCTGGCGATCGTCGTCGGCCTCGCCGCGGGGCTGCCGCCGGCGCTCTCGGCGATGCGCCTCGACATCGTCGAAGCGCTGCGGCGGGTCTGA